A segment of the Streptomyces sp. NBC_01235 genome:
CCGGGAGAAGGGGGCCTGAGCGGTCCCTCGGGGGTGCGCGGGCGTCGGGAGGGGGCCACCGACTTTCGTAACCCGGAATTTTCAACAAAGTGTTGACGCGGTGTCGCGGAGGGGCGTTAGCTGAACGCAGCCCGCTCAAGCACGAAGGCCGTATCGCGGCCACGGAGGCTCCCGTGACTTCGACTTCCCCGACCCCGGGCCTGGCCCGGTTCAACGACCTCGAGGAGTCCGCGGCCCTCGCCGACCTCCACGAGGCGTGCGCCTCCACGGAGTGGGCGAACCGACTGCTCACGGCCCGCCCCTACACCACCGCCGACGACCTGTACGCCGCGAGTGACGCCGCCATGGCCGCCCTGACCGCCGCGGACCTCGCGGAGGCCATGGCCGGCCACCCCCCGATCGGCCGCCCCGCGCCCGGCGACCCGACCTCGGCCCGCGAACAGCGCGGCATGGCCGGCGCCTCCGAGGAGCTCAAGGCGGAGATGCTCGAACTGAACCTGGCCTACCAGGAGAGGTTCGGCCATGTCTTCCTGATCTGCGCCACCGGTCGCACCGGCGAGCAGATGCGGGACGCGGTCAGGGAACGGATCGGCAACACGCCGGAGCGGGAGCGGGAGATCGTCCGCACCGA
Coding sequences within it:
- the uraD gene encoding 2-oxo-4-hydroxy-4-carboxy-5-ureidoimidazoline decarboxylase — its product is MTSTSPTPGLARFNDLEESAALADLHEACASTEWANRLLTARPYTTADDLYAASDAAMAALTAADLAEAMAGHPPIGRPAPGDPTSAREQRGMAGASEELKAEMLELNLAYQERFGHVFLICATGRTGEQMRDAVRERIGNTPEREREIVRTELGKINRIRLARLVEED